ATGGCGAAGCGCCGGCGACACCGCTGTCCATCGACGAGAATGGCGTGCGCCTGGCGGTCGACGTCGTCGGCGGGCACAAAACCGGTTTCTATCTCGATCAGCGCGACAACCGTGCGCTGCTCGGCCAGCTCGCGGCCGGCAAGGACGTCCTGAACTGTTTCTGCTACACCGCCGGTTTCTCGCTGCAGGCGCTGGCCGGCGGTGCCGCCAGCGTGCTCTCGATCGATTCCTCCGGCCCGGCCCTGGCGCAGGGCAAGGCCAATCTGGCGCTCAATCCGCAATTGCCGGCCGAACGCGCGCACTGGCAGGAAGCCGACGTCTTCCAGGCCTTGCGCGATTTCAAAAAGGAAGGCCGTCAGTTCGACCTGATCGTGCTCGATCCGCCCAAGTTTGCGCCCTCCGCCTCGCACGCCGAGCGCGCCGCCAAGGCCTACAAGGACATCAATGTCTTCGGTTTCAAGCTGTTGAAGCCGGGCGGCCTGCTGATGACCTATTCCTGTTCGGGCGGTATCGGCCTCGAACTGTTCCAGAAGATCGTTGCCGGTGCGGCGCACGACGCCGGACGCGAGGCGCGCATCGTGCGCCGCCTGGCCGGTGCGGCTGACCACCCGGTCGCGTTGAACTTTCCGGAAGGCGAATATCTCAAAGGTCTGCTCGTCCAGGTCGATTAAGTTGCCATCTTGAATCCGCTGCGCCATCTCCTTCTCGTTGTTGTCCTCTGCTTCGCCCAACTGGCGGCGGGGGCGCATGCCGTCGAGCATGCCGCGGGCAAGGAAGGGACGCTGCCGGCGCATGCCTGCGAACTCTGCCTGGCGGCACACGACCTGGGGGCGGCGCTGCCATCGCTGGCGGTTCTGCCGCCGGTGGTGGCTGCCTGTCTCGTTCCGGAAGCGCTGCACTCGCATGCGCGTACGGCTTTCCCCTCGCCGCTGGCCCGCCAGCGCGATCCTCCTGCTGCCTGAAAACTGCCCTTTTTGAAGCGTCGACCGTCTGACGCGCCTGTCTTTGCCGACAAGCGCTGACGCCGGTCGCAACCGTGCATTTTCAGGAGAATTCCCATGCAAAAGTCCTTTGCCATGGCTGCCTTGCTTGCCGCGTCCTGCGCGGCCCAGGCGGCTGGCAGCGACGCAGATCTGGCCGCCATCCGCGCCCAGATCGCCGATATGAAGAAAAGCTACGAGCAGCGCATTGCCGCGCTCGAGAACAAACTTGCCGAAGCGGAAAGCCGGACGGCCCAGAGCGCCCAGAGCGCCCAGAGCGCCGCTGCGCCCGTCGTCGCCGCTCCGGCGGCCCAGTCCGCGGCCAATGCCTTCAATCCCGAGGTGTCGCTGATTCTGCAGGGCAAGGTGCGCCGTTCCAAGGACATCGCCAATCGCGGCATCACCGGCTTCTTCCCGACCGAGGTCGAGGGGGCCAATGCGCGCGGCTTTTCGGCTGACGAAACCGAGCTGGTGCTTGCCGCCAATATCGATCCCTACTGGCGCGGTCAGGCCATCGTCGCCCTGGCCGGCGGCGAAGCCGAAGTCGAGGAAGCCTGGTTCCAGTCGCTGGCGATCGGCCACGGTGTCGGCCTCAAGGGCGGGCGCTTCCGCTCGGGCATTGGCTACCTCAACGAGCAGCATCCGCATGCCCGCGATTTTGCCGATGCACCGCTGATGTACCAGGCGATGTTCGGTGACAGCTACGCCCAGGATGGTGTGCAGCTCAAATGGCTGGCACCGACGCCGCTGTTCGTCGAGTTCGGCGCCGAAGTCGGGCGTGGCGCGAACTTCCCGGGGACCGACCGCAATCGCAACGGCGCCGGCGGTTCGGCGCTGTATGTGCATGTCGGCGACGATCTGGGGGTTTCGAACAATTGGCGGGTCGGCCTGTCCTGGCTGAAGACCAAGGCCAGCGAACGGAGCGCCGAGTTCACCGATCTCGGCGGCGTGGCGGCGCAGGGTGCCTTCACTGGCGACTCGACGACCTGGCTGGCCGATTTCGTCTGGAAATGGGCGCCGAACGGCAATCCGAAATACCAGAACTTCAAGTTCCAGGGCGAGTATTTCTCGCGCCAGGAGAAGGGCGCGCTGAATTGCAGCTCGGATGATGCTGCCAGCCTGTGCAATGTCGCCGTTGAAAGCAGCTACCGCACGCGTCAGTCCGGCTGGTATACGCAGGGTGTTTACCAATTCACTCCCGAATGGCGGGCCGGTCTGCGTTACGAGCAGCTCGACAGCGGTACGCGCGATTTCGGCCTGAATGCGGCCAACCTGGCGGTCGACGCCTACAAACCGAAGAAAACCACGGCCATGGTCGATTACAGCTGGAGCGAGTTTTCGCGCGTCCGCCTGCAGTACGCCCAGGACAAGTCGATGGCGGGGATCACCGACAACCAGTGGACCCTGCAGTACATCATGAGTCTCGGCGCCCACGGTGCCCACAAGTTCTAGGAGCCGACGATGAACAAGCTGTTTGCAATCCTGCTTTTGACCCTGGCCGCACTGCCGGCGCAGGCTGATCTCAAGGTCTTTGCCACGGTGCCGGAATGGGCGGCGCTGGCGCGCGAGATCGGTGGCGACAAGGTGCAGGTTTACGCCGCAACCACCGCCTTCCAGGACCCGCACCGGATCGAGGCCAAGCCTTCGCTGCTGGCGCAGGCGCGCCAGGCCAATCTGGTCGTTGCCGCCGGCGCCGATCTGGAAATTGGCTGGCTGCCGCTGGTGCTGCGCGATTCCGGCAACGCCGCGATCCAGCCATCGCAGCCCGGTTATTTCGAGGCCTCGGCCTGGGTCAACCGCCTGGAAGTGCCGACTGTCCTCGACCGGGCACATGGTGACGTGCACGCTGCCGGCAATCCGCACATCCATCTCGATCCGCGCAACGTGCTCAAGGTCGGCGAAGCGCTGACGGCGCGCATGGCCGAGCTCGATCCGGCTCAGGCCGCGACCTATCGGGCCGGTTTCAAGACTTTTGCCGGCAAGTGGCAAGTCGCCATGGCGCGCTGGGAGAAGGAGTCGGCACCCTTGCGCGGCGTCGGCGTGCTGGTGCATCACCGTTCTTTCGTCTATCTGGAGAACTGGCTGGGCATGCGCGAACTCGGTGCCCTTGAGCCGAAGCCGGGCATCGAGCCGACCAGCGGCCACCTGACCAGCCTGCTCGCCCGCCAGCAGGCGACGCCGGCGAAGATGGTCCTGCGTGCGGCCTACCAGCAGGATGGTCCAAGCCAGTGGATTGCCGGCAAAGCCGGTATCCCGGCCGTGTTGTTGCCCTATACCGTCGGCGGCACGCCGGAAGCGAAAGACTTGTTCGGGTTGTTCGACGATACCGTGCAACGTTTGCTGAAAGGCCTGCATTGAGTCTGTTGCTCGATGCACAAGGTCTGGTGGCCGGCTGGGAACAGCCGGCCACCAGACCCTTTGATTTCTCGGTCGGGGCCGGTGAAGTGGTCGGCCTGACCGGGCCGAACGGCGTCGGCAAGAGCACGGCGCTCGCGGTTTTTGCCGGCCGTGCGACGCGTTTTGCCGGTCGCCTCGAACTGGCACCCGGCCTGCGCCTCGCCCTGCAAACGCAGGACGTGCCGCCGCTGCTCGGCCTGCCGGTTTCGGCGCGCGAACTGCTCGCCCTGACCGGCGCCACGCCGGACGGTCTGCCGCCCTGGCTGGGCGAGCGTCTCGACCTGCGCCTCGACCGCCTTTCCGGTGGCCAGCGTCACTATCTCGCCTTGTGGGCCATCCTGCAGGCGCCGGCCGATCTGGTGCTGCTCGACGAGCCGACCAACAATCTCGATGCGGCCGGTGTCGCGCACCTGACGGTCCACCTGCGTGAACGGGCCAAAACCGGCGCCGGCATCGTCGTGGTCAGCCACGACGCGGCCTTCGTCGCCGATGTCTGCGATCGCGTCGTCGTGTTGGGAGCCAGCGATGTGGCATGAGCTTTTCCTGGTTCCTTTCCTGACCGGGCTGGTCCTGGCCGTGCTGCTGCCCTTGCTCGGTTGCTACCTGCGCCTGCGCGACGAATGGCTGGCGGCGCTCGCCTATTCGCACGTTGCGGCAGCCGGCGCCTTGCTGGCCCTGGTCGCCGCTTTGCCCCCGGCTCTGGGGGGCTTGGGAGCGGCAACCGTGGTCGGTGCTGGCAAGCGTTTTTTTGCTCGCCGTCTGGCCGGCGGGGCGAGTTATGCGCTCCTGCTGCTCGGGGGCTGGGCCGTCGCGGTGCTGGTTGCCGCCAACCAGCCGAGCGCGGAGCGCCTCGGGCATGCCTTGTTCGACGGTCAGCTCTATTTCGCCGACAGCCTGCAGCTGTGGCTGGTCAGCCTGTTTGCCGGCGTGGCTTTACTGGTATTGCGCCTGTTGTCGCAGCACTTGCTGCTGGCCCATCTTTACCCCGATTTTTTCCGGGTGCGTGGTTTGCAGGCCTGGCCGATCCAGAGTGGCTTCGACGTGCTGGCTGCGCTGGCACTGGCGCTGGCGACCATGAGTCTGGGTGTGATGGGCGCTTTCGCCCTGGTCTTCATCCCGCCCTGGCTCGCCTTCCGGCGGGCGGCGAACTGGCGCAAGGGGCTGCTCCTGGCCGTGCTGATCGGCGTACTGGCCTATGTTGCCGCTTTCCTCGGCGCACTGGTGCTGGACCAGCCATTCGGACCAATGCTGGCTCTTGTGTTAATCACTGTCGGCCTGGTGATTGCATGACATTCGGCGGCGTGCTAAAACACTGGTTCTGTGTGCGGAGCAGTTATGGTCTTTTCCTTTTTCAAGAAGCAACCCCAAAAAATGCCGGAGCGGCCGGCGGCTCGTCCCAAGGCGCCGGTGGAGTTGCCGAAGGAGGCTTTGCCTGACATAGCACTGCCGCCGCTCGATGATCTGGAATTCACGGCCAGTGAATTGCCTGCTGCCGTGGCCAAGCAGAATTCCGCACCAGCCCAGACTGCCATGCCGGAAAAGCCAGCCAAGCCGCTGGCCGTCGACGACGATCTGGATTTCACGATGGCCGAGTTTGATCGTGACTTCACCGATTCGAGCGTCATGGCGATTGACGTCGATCACGACCTTGATCCCTTGCAGGCCGATCTCGAACAGGCCGTCGTGCTCTTCGCCAACGGTCAGGATGCCGCCGCGCGTTCCCTGCTCGAAGTTCTGATCCGCGCCTATCCGGGCAGCGAGGGCAAGCGTTTCTGGCAACTGTTGTTCGATCTGCTGCAGATTGTTGGCGACCGTGCTGCCTTCGACAAATTCGGTGTCGAATTCGCCGAGGCCTGTGAAACCTCGCCGCCCGCCTGGCGTCTCGAGCAGCCGGTCGTGACCACGACCGAGGAAGGCGCCAAGCTTTTTACCCTGCAGGGCGTGTTGACCGATGAGTGCATCGCGCCGCTCGCCGAACTGGCCGATCTGATTGCCCGCAAGCAGGCGGCCATGGTGGACTGCGGCAAACTGATCGGTTGCGATGACGAAGTCGCCGGGCGTTTGGCCACTCTGCTGGCCAGTGCCCGCAAAAATGGCGTGGCGATCACGCTGCTCCAGCCGGAGGCCTTCCAGCGGCGGCTAAATGACCGGCTGCAGGTGGGCGAGGCGGTGCATGCACCGTCCTGGCTGCTGTTGCTCGAACTGCTGCAGCGGCACGGTACGCAGGAGGCCTTCGAAGAACGCGCGGTCGACTATGCCGTCACCTTCGAATTGTCGCCGCCATCGTGGGATGTCCGGCCAGCCGTCGCGGCCGCCAAGACGGCGACACTGCCGGTACTGCGTGATGATGCGCACTACCTGAGCGGTGATCTGAAAAGTTGTCGCTTCGAGGATCTGGTTCCGGTCATCGAAGGTCAGGAAACGCCCATTCTCGATTTCTCCGGCGTGCGCCGGATGGATTTTTACTCGGCCGGGCAACTGGTCAACCGGCTGGCCCCGTACAAGGCGGCTGGCCGCGAAGTCGTCGTGCGCAGCCCGAACCATCTCGTTGCCGAGTTGATGGCCGTGGTCGGCCTCAACAAGCAGGCGCGCATCATCGTTCCCAAGTCTTGAGGTAGCAAAACATGGAGCAATATCACGGCACGACGATCCTGTCGGTGCGCCGGGGCAGCGTCGTCGCCATGGGCGGCGACGGCCAGGTGACGCTGGGCAATATCGTCATCAAGGCGACCGCCAAGAAGGTGCGTCGTCTCTATCAGGGCCGCATCCTGGCCGGCTTTGCCGGCGGTACGGCGGATGCCTTTACGCTGTTCGAGCGCTTCGAGGCCAAGTTGGAAAAGCATCAGGGCAACCTGACGCGCTCGGCTGTCGAGTTGGCCAAGGACTGGCGTTCCGACCGCGCCTTGCGCCGGCTGGAAGCCATGCTTTCGGTCGCAGACAAGGATGTCTCGCTGATCATCACCGGCAACGGCGATGTGCTCGAGCCGGAGCATGGCATCGTCGCCATCGGATCGGGCGGCTCCTACGCGCAGAGCGCGGCGCGTGCCTTGCTCGAGAACACCGACTTGTCGCCGCGCGACATCGTCACCAGGTCGCTGGAAATCGCCGGCGACATCTGCATCTACACCAATCGCAACTTCACCATCGAGGCGCTCGAATGACGACCATGACGCCGCAGGAAATCGTTTCCGAACTCGACAAGCACATCGTTGGCCAGCACAACGCCAAGAAATCGGTCGCCATTGCCCTGCGCAACCGCTGGCGGCGTTCGCAGGTCGCCGAACCGCTGCGCCAGGAAATCACACCCAAAAATATTCTGATGATCGGCCCGACCGGCGTCGGCAAGACCGAAATTGCGCGGCGTCTGGCGCGCATCGCCAACGCACCCTTCATCAAGATCGAGGCGACCAAGTTCACCGAGGTCGGCTATGTCGGCCGCGATGTCGAGACCATCATCCGCGACCTGGTCGAGATGGCGATCAAGTCGCACCGCGAACGCGCCATGAAGC
The DNA window shown above is from Quatrionicoccus australiensis and carries:
- a CDS encoding ABC transporter ATP-binding protein, which encodes MSLLLDAQGLVAGWEQPATRPFDFSVGAGEVVGLTGPNGVGKSTALAVFAGRATRFAGRLELAPGLRLALQTQDVPPLLGLPVSARELLALTGATPDGLPPWLGERLDLRLDRLSGGQRHYLALWAILQAPADLVLLDEPTNNLDAAGVAHLTVHLRERAKTGAGIVVVSHDAAFVADVCDRVVVLGASDVA
- the hslV gene encoding ATP-dependent protease subunit HslV codes for the protein MEQYHGTTILSVRRGSVVAMGGDGQVTLGNIVIKATAKKVRRLYQGRILAGFAGGTADAFTLFERFEAKLEKHQGNLTRSAVELAKDWRSDRALRRLEAMLSVADKDVSLIITGNGDVLEPEHGIVAIGSGGSYAQSAARALLENTDLSPRDIVTRSLEIAGDICIYTNRNFTIEALE
- a CDS encoding metal ABC transporter substrate-binding protein, giving the protein MNKLFAILLLTLAALPAQADLKVFATVPEWAALAREIGGDKVQVYAATTAFQDPHRIEAKPSLLAQARQANLVVAAGADLEIGWLPLVLRDSGNAAIQPSQPGYFEASAWVNRLEVPTVLDRAHGDVHAAGNPHIHLDPRNVLKVGEALTARMAELDPAQAATYRAGFKTFAGKWQVAMARWEKESAPLRGVGVLVHHRSFVYLENWLGMRELGALEPKPGIEPTSGHLTSLLARQQATPAKMVLRAAYQQDGPSQWIAGKAGIPAVLLPYTVGGTPEAKDLFGLFDDTVQRLLKGLH
- a CDS encoding metal ABC transporter permease; translation: MWHELFLVPFLTGLVLAVLLPLLGCYLRLRDEWLAALAYSHVAAAGALLALVAALPPALGGLGAATVVGAGKRFFARRLAGGASYALLLLGGWAVAVLVAANQPSAERLGHALFDGQLYFADSLQLWLVSLFAGVALLVLRLLSQHLLLAHLYPDFFRVRGLQAWPIQSGFDVLAALALALATMSLGVMGAFALVFIPPWLAFRRAANWRKGLLLAVLIGVLAYVAAFLGALVLDQPFGPMLALVLITVGLVIA
- a CDS encoding class I SAM-dependent rRNA methyltransferase, with the protein product MAQLILMPGKERSAFKQHHPWVFAGSVGRLEGRARPGDTVEVLADNLRPLGRAAYSPKSQIRARFWTFDAEESIDDAFFKRRVASAVERRRALPELRGQQGLRLIHAESDGLPGVIADQYGDTIVVQLTSAGADKWRNAIVAGLVKATGCARVYERSDSDVRGMEGLEPTTGWLYGEAPATPLSIDENGVRLAVDVVGGHKTGFYLDQRDNRALLGQLAAGKDVLNCFCYTAGFSLQALAGGAASVLSIDSSGPALAQGKANLALNPQLPAERAHWQEADVFQALRDFKKEGRQFDLIVLDPPKFAPSASHAERAAKAYKDINVFGFKLLKPGGLLMTYSCSGGIGLELFQKIVAGAAHDAGREARIVRRLAGAADHPVALNFPEGEYLKGLLVQVD
- a CDS encoding TonB-dependent receptor, giving the protein MQKSFAMAALLAASCAAQAAGSDADLAAIRAQIADMKKSYEQRIAALENKLAEAESRTAQSAQSAQSAAAPVVAAPAAQSAANAFNPEVSLILQGKVRRSKDIANRGITGFFPTEVEGANARGFSADETELVLAANIDPYWRGQAIVALAGGEAEVEEAWFQSLAIGHGVGLKGGRFRSGIGYLNEQHPHARDFADAPLMYQAMFGDSYAQDGVQLKWLAPTPLFVEFGAEVGRGANFPGTDRNRNGAGGSALYVHVGDDLGVSNNWRVGLSWLKTKASERSAEFTDLGGVAAQGAFTGDSTTWLADFVWKWAPNGNPKYQNFKFQGEYFSRQEKGALNCSSDDAASLCNVAVESSYRTRQSGWYTQGVYQFTPEWRAGLRYEQLDSGTRDFGLNAANLAVDAYKPKKTTAMVDYSWSEFSRVRLQYAQDKSMAGITDNQWTLQYIMSLGAHGAHKF
- a CDS encoding STAS domain-containing protein; its protein translation is MPDIALPPLDDLEFTASELPAAVAKQNSAPAQTAMPEKPAKPLAVDDDLDFTMAEFDRDFTDSSVMAIDVDHDLDPLQADLEQAVVLFANGQDAAARSLLEVLIRAYPGSEGKRFWQLLFDLLQIVGDRAAFDKFGVEFAEACETSPPAWRLEQPVVTTTEEGAKLFTLQGVLTDECIAPLAELADLIARKQAAMVDCGKLIGCDDEVAGRLATLLASARKNGVAITLLQPEAFQRRLNDRLQVGEAVHAPSWLLLLELLQRHGTQEAFEERAVDYAVTFELSPPSWDVRPAVAAAKTATLPVLRDDAHYLSGDLKSCRFEDLVPVIEGQETPILDFSGVRRMDFYSAGQLVNRLAPYKAAGREVVVRSPNHLVAELMAVVGLNKQARIIVPKS